One window from the genome of Desulfallas thermosapovorans DSM 6562 encodes:
- a CDS encoding GspE/PulE family protein — MKAKDNYLGNWLVKEKVITEAQLAEALEVQKKEKGFLGKTLVRLGFCNEDDIARVIARRSGVPFISLENTTIDSAAVATLPVEALKRYRALPISFSDNKLVVAMQHPNNIMAIDDIRILTGFDIKVVVAPDTELDAMIEKYSRANMEFEQVKDDIQAEEQITIESEDAANKPAVQLANMIITQAVGAKASDVHIELYESHLRVRFRIDGVLHDTMQLPRTMHGPLVSRFKIMANMNIAERRLPQDGRMSLKIEGQTIDVRVASLPASYGERLTLRLLNRSSRIITLSELGITPGVLSKYREAISRPHGCILVTGPTGSGKSTTLYASLATLDKTTKNIITVEDPVEYRMDGINQVQINVRAGLTFASGLRSILRSDPDIIMVGEIRDRETAKLAVESALTGHLVFSTLHTNDAPGSITRLTEMGIEPFLTASSLLCVLAQRLARVLCPNCKEPYIMPRHKMSDFPDFPFQENETHVTLYRPVGCMRCSNTGYRGRIGIYELLFVSEAIQNLTLERKPSREIRKAAIAEGMITLRQDGLAKVREGITTLEEIMRVVV, encoded by the coding sequence ATGAAGGCAAAAGACAATTATCTCGGCAACTGGTTGGTTAAAGAAAAGGTAATCACCGAAGCCCAGCTGGCCGAGGCGCTGGAAGTGCAAAAAAAAGAAAAGGGTTTTCTGGGTAAAACCCTGGTGCGGTTGGGTTTTTGTAACGAAGACGATATAGCCAGGGTTATTGCCCGGCGTTCCGGGGTACCCTTTATATCGCTGGAAAACACCACCATTGACAGCGCTGCCGTGGCCACCTTACCGGTGGAAGCATTAAAACGCTACAGGGCACTGCCCATCAGCTTCAGCGATAACAAACTGGTGGTGGCCATGCAGCATCCCAATAACATCATGGCCATTGACGATATACGTATTCTCACCGGCTTTGATATTAAAGTGGTGGTGGCCCCGGATACCGAACTGGACGCCATGATTGAAAAGTACAGCCGGGCCAATATGGAATTTGAGCAGGTTAAGGATGATATCCAGGCCGAAGAGCAAATCACCATTGAATCCGAAGATGCGGCGAACAAACCGGCGGTACAATTGGCCAATATGATCATAACCCAGGCGGTGGGTGCCAAGGCCAGTGACGTGCATATAGAATTGTACGAAAGTCACCTGCGGGTGCGGTTCCGTATCGACGGTGTGCTGCATGATACCATGCAATTGCCCCGGACAATGCACGGCCCGCTGGTGTCAAGGTTTAAGATCATGGCTAATATGAACATTGCCGAGCGCCGGCTGCCCCAGGACGGCCGCATGTCCCTCAAAATTGAAGGCCAAACCATTGATGTGCGGGTGGCCTCACTGCCCGCCAGTTACGGCGAGCGGTTGACCCTGCGGCTGCTGAACCGCTCATCCCGTATTATCACCCTCAGTGAACTGGGCATCACCCCCGGTGTGTTGAGTAAATACCGGGAAGCCATCAGCCGGCCCCATGGCTGCATTTTGGTCACCGGCCCCACGGGTAGCGGTAAAAGCACAACGCTTTATGCCAGCCTAGCTACCCTTGATAAAACAACGAAAAATATCATTACCGTGGAAGACCCGGTGGAATACCGCATGGATGGCATCAACCAGGTGCAGATCAATGTCCGGGCCGGCCTTACCTTTGCATCGGGCTTGCGCTCCATACTGCGCAGTGACCCGGATATCATTATGGTGGGTGAAATCAGGGACCGTGAAACAGCCAAACTGGCTGTGGAATCGGCCCTTACGGGACACCTGGTTTTTTCCACTTTGCATACCAATGACGCGCCGGGTTCCATAACCCGCCTGACGGAGATGGGCATTGAACCCTTTTTAACGGCATCGTCACTGCTTTGTGTACTGGCCCAGCGCTTGGCGCGGGTACTGTGTCCCAACTGCAAGGAACCTTATATCATGCCCCGGCATAAAATGAGCGATTTTCCCGACTTCCCTTTTCAAGAAAACGAAACTCATGTTACGCTATACCGCCCGGTGGGCTGTATGCGCTGCAGTAATACCGGGTACCGGGGTAGAATCGGCATTTACGAGCTGCTTTTTGTCAGCGAAGCGATCCAAAACCTGACCCTGGAGCGAAAACCATCCAGGGAAATCAGGAAAGCCGCCATTGCCGAGGGTATGATTACACTGCGCCAGGACGGTCTGGCGAAAGTCAGAGAGGGTATCACTACACTGGAAGAAATAATGCGGGTGGTAGTATGA
- a CDS encoding FmdB family zinc ribbon protein, with amino-acid sequence MPTYDFRCAQCGHKFTVMVSISDKDKVSCPGCGGKNVEQLFTGCAVRTGSGGSCDIPATGGGFSGG; translated from the coding sequence ATGCCCACCTATGATTTTCGCTGTGCCCAATGCGGGCATAAATTCACCGTTATGGTTAGTATCAGTGATAAAGACAAAGTATCCTGCCCCGGCTGCGGCGGTAAAAATGTGGAGCAGTTGTTCACGGGCTGTGCGGTGCGCACCGGAAGCGGCGGAAGTTGTGATATACCGGCTACCGGCGGCGGATTCAGCGGTGGCTGA
- the mobA gene encoding molybdenum cofactor guanylyltransferase: MQHRANISGVILAGGKSARMGTDKALLKVGPYTLIETIAGVFRTLVDEILVVTGRPEKFARYGDKAVRDILPGHGPLGGIHAGLVQAVHSRVLVAACDMPFISAPLARFMIELPGDYDVVVPRYRGYAEPLCAIYGKGCIEVIEQRLTRGQNKITGFYEQVRVRYVEEEEMFQVEPHLERVFLNLNTPGDLKKARSLGGWY; encoded by the coding sequence TTGCAGCACAGGGCAAATATTTCCGGGGTTATACTGGCGGGCGGTAAAAGCGCCCGGATGGGTACGGACAAGGCACTGTTAAAGGTGGGGCCGTATACCTTAATTGAAACTATTGCCGGTGTCTTTAGAACGCTGGTGGATGAAATACTGGTGGTGACCGGCCGCCCGGAAAAATTTGCCCGGTATGGTGATAAAGCCGTCAGGGATATTCTACCCGGACACGGCCCGCTGGGTGGTATACACGCCGGTCTGGTGCAGGCCGTTCATTCCCGGGTGCTGGTGGCAGCCTGCGATATGCCATTTATCAGTGCTCCCCTGGCCCGTTTTATGATTGAGCTGCCGGGTGATTATGATGTGGTGGTACCCCGTTACCGGGGATATGCCGAACCGCTGTGTGCCATATATGGCAAGGGGTGTATCGAAGTTATCGAACAGCGCTTGACCCGGGGGCAAAATAAAATAACCGGCTTTTACGAACAGGTCAGGGTCAGGTATGTTGAGGAAGAGGAAATGTTCCAGGTGGAACCGCACCTGGAAAGGGTTTTCTTAAACTTAAACACCCCCGGGGATCTCAAAAAGGCCCGGTCCCTGGGTGGTTGGTATTGA
- the aroB gene encoding 3-dehydroquinate synthase — protein MKNVRINLGRRSYRIAIGSGLLDRIGDMLAELPVGRKVLLVTNTTVGAIYAGRVTGSLAQAGLEVFQVAIPDGEQYKTLSSAELLYDRAFTAGLDRRSAVVALGGGVVGDLAGFVAATYMRGVPFVQVPTTLLAQVDSSVGGKVAVNHPRGKNIIGAFYQPALVVSDTAALDTLPRRELRSGLAEVIKYGIIGDASFFTWLEDNIHQVLALEPGALAHVIEQSCINKARVVEQDETEQGTRAILNLGHTVGHAIEALAGYGRYSHGEAVAMGTAVAIHLGMDLGMLSREAARRIKNLLHKAGLPTTVPPGLATRDIITAMYGDKKTVGGAITFIIPVDTGRAVIHRRTSEERIRQAIAAARAQ, from the coding sequence ATGAAGAATGTACGTATAAACTTGGGCCGGCGTTCCTACCGTATTGCCATCGGCAGCGGATTGCTGGACCGCATTGGTGATATGCTGGCCGAACTGCCTGTGGGCCGCAAAGTGCTCCTGGTTACCAACACTACGGTGGGTGCCATATACGCCGGGCGGGTGACCGGCAGTCTGGCTCAGGCGGGCCTGGAAGTCTTTCAGGTGGCCATACCCGACGGGGAGCAGTACAAAACGCTGTCCAGTGCTGAACTGCTTTACGACCGTGCCTTTACCGCCGGCCTGGACCGGCGCTCGGCAGTGGTGGCGCTGGGCGGCGGGGTGGTGGGCGACCTGGCCGGGTTTGTGGCCGCCACCTACATGCGGGGCGTGCCCTTTGTGCAGGTGCCCACCACATTGCTGGCCCAGGTGGACAGCAGCGTAGGGGGCAAAGTGGCGGTAAACCATCCCCGGGGTAAGAACATTATCGGTGCCTTTTACCAGCCCGCGCTGGTGGTTTCGGATACAGCCGCGCTGGATACCCTCCCCCGGCGGGAATTGCGGTCGGGGTTGGCCGAGGTGATCAAATACGGCATTATTGGTGATGCTTCATTTTTCACCTGGCTGGAGGACAACATACACCAGGTGCTGGCGCTGGAACCCGGAGCGCTTGCCCATGTCATTGAACAGTCCTGTATCAATAAAGCCCGGGTGGTGGAACAGGATGAAACCGAACAGGGTACCCGGGCCATATTGAACCTCGGGCACACCGTGGGGCATGCCATCGAAGCCCTGGCGGGTTATGGCCGCTACAGCCACGGTGAAGCCGTGGCCATGGGCACTGCGGTGGCAATACACCTGGGGATGGATCTGGGCATGTTATCACGGGAAGCGGCCCGCAGAATTAAAAACCTGCTGCACAAAGCCGGCCTGCCCACCACTGTACCGCCTGGTCTGGCTACACGGGATATTATCACGGCCATGTACGGTGACAAGAAAACAGTTGGCGGTGCCATAACATTCATCATACCGGTGGACACGGGCCGGGCTGTTATCCACCGCCGCACATCCGAAGAGCGCATCCGCCAGGCTATTGCCGCGGCCCGGGCACAATAA
- a CDS encoding shikimate kinase yields MKKNIILIGFMGTGKSSLGRHLARRLGYKFVDTDSAIEEITGKTVEQIFRKDGEIRFRSEEKLLVRKLSRRAGLVVATGGGTVLDRENVEILRQNGVLICLTAAPEVIFQRVKNKKRRPLLSRGDLWENIVRLLHERAGAYEVAEFTVDTGELGFDEVLHQIINYLQQKEYIS; encoded by the coding sequence ATGAAAAAAAATATTATTTTAATTGGCTTTATGGGTACCGGTAAATCATCACTGGGCAGGCACCTGGCCAGGCGCCTGGGCTATAAATTTGTCGATACCGACAGTGCCATTGAAGAGATTACAGGTAAAACTGTGGAGCAAATTTTTCGCAAGGATGGGGAAATCAGGTTTCGCTCGGAAGAAAAACTACTGGTGCGCAAGCTTTCCCGCCGGGCGGGGCTGGTAGTGGCCACGGGCGGCGGTACGGTGCTGGACCGGGAGAACGTGGAGATACTACGGCAAAACGGCGTGCTGATTTGTTTAACAGCTGCACCCGAGGTTATTTTTCAGCGGGTGAAAAATAAAAAGCGCCGCCCGCTGCTGAGCCGGGGCGATCTTTGGGAAAACATTGTCAGGTTACTACATGAGCGGGCCGGTGCCTATGAAGTGGCCGAGTTTACGGTGGATACCGGCGAGCTTGGTTTTGATGAAGTGCTGCATCAAATAATAAATTATTTACAGCAAAAGGAATATATATCATGA
- a CDS encoding YqeG family HAD IIIA-type phosphatase produces MLRIFYPDMYVPSILDINPDELRKHGINTVLLDLDNTIVPRDRDSFSPEIKSWLKGMLERGFKLCIVSNNSTARVNKLARPLNIPCVVRAIKPMPGAFRRALGLLNTTAAETAVVGDQIFTDIWGGNRLGMFTVLVVPMPGKEFWGTKLVNRRLEKLLLARISRLVSHKDKQYYVRRKKG; encoded by the coding sequence ATGCTGCGTATTTTTTACCCCGATATGTATGTTCCATCAATTTTAGATATAAATCCCGATGAGCTGCGTAAACATGGTATCAACACGGTATTACTGGATTTGGATAACACCATAGTGCCCCGGGACCGGGATAGCTTTTCCCCTGAAATAAAAAGCTGGCTTAAAGGTATGCTGGAACGGGGATTCAAGCTATGTATCGTTTCCAATAACAGTACGGCCCGGGTGAATAAACTGGCCCGTCCGCTCAATATACCCTGTGTGGTCAGGGCGATCAAGCCCATGCCCGGGGCTTTCCGGCGCGCCCTTGGCTTACTCAATACCACCGCTGCGGAAACTGCAGTGGTGGGCGACCAGATATTTACCGACATTTGGGGCGGGAACAGGCTGGGCATGTTCACCGTACTGGTGGTGCCCATGCCCGGTAAGGAGTTTTGGGGAACCAAGCTGGTTAACCGGCGCCTGGAGAAACTGTTACTGGCTCGCATATCCCGCCTGGTATCCCATAAGGATAAACAGTACTATGTCAGGAGAAAGAAGGGGTAA
- a CDS encoding 4Fe-4S binding protein, translating into MAARVIKALCIGCGVCTRMCPLGAISVQVKTASVDNALCDECEECIFACPNGAITV; encoded by the coding sequence ATGGCGGCCAGGGTTATTAAAGCTTTGTGTATTGGGTGCGGGGTTTGCACCCGGATGTGCCCGCTGGGGGCGATATCCGTGCAGGTGAAGACGGCCAGTGTGGACAATGCATTGTGTGATGAATGTGAGGAATGTATATTTGCCTGTCCCAACGGGGCAATTACCGTTTAA
- a CDS encoding shikimate dehydrogenase — MNGEKIDGIARHEGAPAGGLAFNGETAVYGLIGHPVAHSYSPAMHNAALAALGLNGVYVPFGVQPENLVAAMEGLRALGVAGVNVTIPYKEAVMPHLDELAETAILYGAVNTIINRQGRLAGYNTDGPGFIKDLREDHGFEPSQGPALVLGAGGSARAVVMALAQAGCPEVAVVNRNRARAEELAKSVHSKTGLQVLALQWDPGDRLLAGFARRAALVVNCTPLGMSGQVRGDLPLPRGVPGSGQLAYDLVYNPPVTRFLARSAANGAVVANGLGMLLHQGVLSFEAWTGLAAPVAVMRRALYRQAGI; from the coding sequence TTGAACGGAGAGAAAATTGACGGGATAGCAAGACACGAGGGCGCGCCGGCCGGCGGCTTGGCGTTCAACGGTGAAACTGCGGTATACGGCCTCATCGGCCACCCGGTGGCCCACAGTTACTCGCCGGCCATGCATAACGCGGCCCTGGCTGCCCTGGGGTTAAACGGTGTGTATGTACCCTTCGGGGTACAGCCGGAAAACCTGGTCGCCGCTATGGAGGGCCTGCGGGCGCTGGGCGTAGCCGGGGTTAACGTTACGATACCTTACAAAGAGGCCGTTATGCCTCACCTGGATGAACTGGCGGAAACCGCCATCCTTTACGGAGCGGTGAACACCATAATTAACCGGCAAGGCCGGTTGGCCGGTTACAATACCGACGGGCCCGGGTTTATTAAAGATTTGCGGGAAGATCACGGTTTCGAACCCTCCCAAGGCCCGGCGCTTGTTTTGGGGGCCGGGGGATCCGCCCGGGCCGTGGTGATGGCCCTGGCGCAGGCGGGCTGCCCGGAGGTGGCTGTGGTTAATCGTAACCGGGCCCGGGCGGAGGAACTGGCTAAATCCGTACATTCAAAAACCGGCTTACAAGTCCTTGCTTTGCAATGGGATCCCGGCGACCGGCTTCTGGCGGGCTTTGCCCGCCGGGCCGCACTGGTGGTTAACTGCACTCCGCTGGGTATGTCAGGCCAGGTCCGGGGGGATTTACCACTGCCCAGAGGAGTGCCCGGCAGCGGCCAACTGGCCTATGACCTGGTCTATAACCCGCCGGTGACTCGTTTTTTAGCCCGGTCCGCCGCCAACGGTGCGGTAGTTGCCAACGGCCTGGGCATGTTATTGCATCAGGGTGTGCTTTCCTTTGAAGCATGGACCGGCCTGGCCGCCCCCGTTGCGGTGATGCGGCGGGCACTGTACCGGCAGGCCGGTATTTAA
- the ablB gene encoding putative beta-lysine N-acetyltransferase: MFAPQKQPVISKKSDNFTVNLLLDQYSKRAWVSDYVYIDAAELVRFINDLCNANGLEKIIFPAREEHYNDLKKLGFYLEGRIEGYFNGSTAYFLTAYLDQRRACSDCLPGYLEQTKHILSRPLKKPAPLPPGYGYCTPSNGDIPALTGIFKQVFATYPSPVDQPDYLAAVLGKTALFKAVKKGRQIVSVAAAEVNWANDNAEITNCATLPDCRGAGFMLGLIEELEKECLDRGINCLYSMARASSYGMNLVFHRLGYRFRGTLINNCNISGGYEDMNIWVKYAR, encoded by the coding sequence ATGTTTGCACCACAAAAGCAGCCGGTTATCAGTAAAAAAAGCGATAATTTTACCGTAAATTTGCTTCTGGACCAATATAGCAAGCGAGCCTGGGTCAGTGATTATGTATATATAGATGCCGCGGAGCTGGTCCGGTTTATTAATGACCTATGCAATGCCAACGGGCTGGAAAAGATCATTTTTCCTGCCCGGGAAGAGCATTATAATGATTTAAAAAAACTGGGTTTTTACCTGGAAGGCAGGATCGAGGGTTATTTTAACGGCAGCACCGCGTATTTTTTAACTGCTTATCTGGACCAGCGCCGGGCCTGCAGTGACTGTCTTCCCGGATATCTGGAACAAACCAAGCATATCCTGAGTCGCCCGCTGAAGAAACCCGCCCCGCTGCCGCCGGGGTACGGGTATTGCACCCCGTCCAATGGGGATATACCCGCCCTAACCGGCATATTTAAACAAGTTTTTGCCACTTATCCCAGTCCGGTGGACCAACCGGATTATCTGGCCGCTGTGCTGGGCAAAACCGCTTTGTTCAAAGCGGTCAAAAAGGGGCGTCAAATAGTGAGCGTTGCTGCCGCTGAAGTTAACTGGGCCAACGACAATGCCGAGATTACCAATTGCGCCACGTTACCCGATTGTCGCGGTGCCGGTTTTATGCTCGGTTTAATTGAAGAACTGGAGAAGGAATGTTTGGACAGGGGAATAAACTGCCTGTACAGCATGGCCAGGGCTTCATCATACGGTATGAACCTGGTGTTCCACAGGCTTGGTTACCGTTTTCGGGGTACGCTGATCAATAATTGTAACATCAGCGGTGGTTATGAAGATATGAATATCTGGGTTAAATATGCCCGTTAG
- the ablA gene encoding lysine 2,3-aminomutase translates to MSIFKNVAPEDWNDWRWQLRNRITSVEKLRQVMDITDEEAGEIERCLRRFRMAITPYYASLIDPGNKDCPIRQQAVPVIDELTCDKADMSDPLHEDVDSPVPGITHRYPDRVLLLVTDQCSMYCRHCTRRRMAGGHDRALPKGQIDRAIAYIHNNKEVRDVLISGGDPLTLSDDHLEYIISRLRSIKHVEIIRIGTRMPVVLPQRITPQLCNMLKKYHPLWINTHFNHPSEITSESTQACERLANAGIPLGNQSVLLRGVNDCPNLMKKLLQKLMTIRVRPYYLYQCDLSRGIGHFRTTVSKGIEIMENLRGHTTGLAVPTYVIDAPGGGGKIPLLPQYLISRSDDQVVLRNFEGNIYLYTEPAAYHKSECQCEECRKQKGKPVPGPAGLMKNREVVMKVQPAKKAAG, encoded by the coding sequence ATGAGTATTTTTAAAAATGTCGCGCCCGAAGATTGGAATGACTGGCGCTGGCAGTTACGGAACCGGATTACCAGTGTGGAAAAGCTGCGGCAGGTGATGGACATAACTGATGAGGAAGCCGGGGAGATCGAACGATGTCTAAGACGTTTCCGTATGGCCATTACGCCCTATTACGCCAGCTTGATTGATCCCGGTAATAAGGATTGCCCCATCAGGCAGCAGGCGGTGCCTGTCATTGATGAGCTGACATGTGACAAGGCCGACATGAGTGACCCGCTGCACGAGGATGTAGATTCGCCGGTACCCGGTATCACCCACCGCTACCCCGATCGGGTGTTGCTGCTGGTGACCGATCAGTGTTCCATGTACTGTCGCCATTGCACCAGGCGTAGGATGGCCGGAGGTCACGACCGGGCGCTGCCTAAAGGACAAATCGACCGTGCCATCGCGTATATCCATAATAATAAAGAGGTTCGTGATGTGTTGATTTCAGGCGGCGATCCGCTAACCCTGTCCGATGATCATTTGGAATATATCATTAGCCGGCTCAGGTCCATCAAACACGTGGAAATTATCCGTATCGGCACCAGGATGCCGGTGGTACTACCCCAGCGAATTACTCCCCAGTTGTGTAATATGCTTAAAAAATATCACCCGCTGTGGATCAATACCCATTTCAATCATCCCAGTGAAATCACTTCCGAATCCACCCAGGCCTGTGAGCGGCTAGCCAATGCCGGCATACCGCTGGGCAACCAGTCGGTATTATTGCGGGGGGTTAATGACTGTCCCAATTTAATGAAAAAATTGCTGCAGAAATTAATGACCATTCGGGTTCGTCCCTATTACCTGTACCAGTGCGATTTGTCCCGGGGCATTGGTCATTTCCGCACTACGGTGAGTAAGGGTATTGAAATTATGGAAAACTTGCGGGGACACACCACCGGGCTGGCCGTACCCACCTATGTTATCGATGCCCCGGGCGGCGGGGGCAAAATTCCCTTGCTACCCCAGTACCTGATCTCCCGTTCGGACGACCAGGTGGTACTGCGTAATTTTGAAGGAAATATTTATTTATATACCGAGCCGGCGGCTTATCATAAAAGTGAGTGCCAGTGTGAGGAATGCCGAAAACAAAAGGGTAAACCCGTCCCTGGTCCGGCCGGTTTGATGAAAAACCGGGAGGTGGTTATGAAGGTGCAGCCTGCTAAAAAGGCAGCCGGTTAA
- the aroC gene encoding chorismate synthase, translated as MLRCLTAGESHGPSLTAILDGVPAGLPLAAEYIDQQLARRQGGHGRGGRMNIERDRVAITSGVRGGLTTGSPLTLVVANKDWPNWCRVMDPGAGADLKSRAVTRPRPGHADLTGAIKYGHRDMRNVLERSSARETAARVAAGTVARRLLEELDILVAGQVVQIGSIKARALDLTLDTEKLAAAVANSPVYCADPEAGAAMVQEIDAARAAGDSLGGVFEVYVFGLPPGLGSYTQRDRTLDGRLAGALMSIQAIKGVEVGAGFAAAAARGSEIHDEIFYRSDRGFYRSTNNAGGIEGGMSNGDILLLRAAMKPIPTLYKPLRSVDIHTKQPFEASVERSDTCAVPAACVVGEAVTAWELAAVVLEKFGGDTMGEIKERVALYRDYAKSF; from the coding sequence TTGCTGCGTTGCCTTACAGCCGGGGAGTCCCATGGCCCCTCCCTTACCGCCATACTGGATGGTGTACCGGCGGGTCTTCCCCTGGCGGCTGAGTATATCGACCAGCAACTGGCCAGACGCCAGGGCGGGCATGGCCGGGGCGGTCGAATGAACATTGAGCGGGACCGCGTGGCCATAACCTCGGGAGTACGGGGCGGGTTGACCACGGGCAGCCCGCTGACACTGGTGGTGGCCAACAAGGACTGGCCAAACTGGTGCCGGGTGATGGATCCAGGAGCCGGAGCGGACTTAAAGTCCCGCGCCGTTACCAGGCCCCGGCCGGGGCATGCTGATTTAACCGGGGCTATTAAATACGGCCACCGGGACATGCGCAACGTGCTGGAACGATCCAGTGCCCGGGAAACGGCGGCCCGGGTGGCGGCCGGTACGGTGGCCCGCCGTTTGCTTGAAGAACTGGACATACTGGTGGCGGGCCAGGTGGTGCAAATTGGTAGCATCAAAGCCCGTGCCCTGGATCTTACCCTGGATACGGAAAAACTGGCCGCTGCAGTGGCCAATTCACCGGTATACTGCGCCGACCCCGAGGCCGGCGCAGCCATGGTGCAGGAAATAGATGCCGCCCGGGCAGCCGGGGATTCCCTGGGCGGGGTTTTTGAAGTATACGTTTTCGGCTTGCCCCCGGGCCTGGGCAGCTATACCCAACGGGATCGCACCTTGGATGGACGGTTGGCCGGGGCGCTGATGAGTATTCAAGCCATCAAAGGTGTGGAAGTGGGCGCGGGTTTTGCTGCCGCGGCCGCCAGGGGATCGGAGATTCATGACGAGATATTTTACCGTTCGGACCGGGGTTTTTACCGGTCGACCAATAACGCCGGGGGTATCGAGGGCGGTATGTCCAACGGTGATATACTACTGCTGCGGGCGGCTATGAAACCCATTCCCACCCTGTATAAGCCGCTGCGCAGTGTGGATATACATACCAAACAACCCTTCGAAGCGTCAGTGGAACGCTCAGATACCTGTGCCGTGCCGGCGGCCTGTGTGGTGGGCGAGGCTGTGACGGCCTGGGAACTGGCGGCGGTGGTGTTGGAGAAATTCGGCGGAGATACGATGGGGGAAATTAAAGAGAGAGTGGCCCTGTATCGCGATTATGCAAAAAGTTTCTAG
- a CDS encoding helix-turn-helix domain-containing protein yields MIVRGEQIRALREERGYTLQDLAKRANLSLSYLSEIERGSKRPSLKTIDKLAAALNVSKTQLVKGDVADTGLSMGDKIRLLRAEKNLSLQDLAQRAEISLSYLSEIERGAVFPALNTLKRIAEGLEVSVSSIMGQEGSLGHKLKALREEYGLTQAQLANLAGVTAGLIGQIEHGKVQPSLKTLEKLSEVMGVSPCYFIMEPGAVDQMLSLMNPELRELLMHPNVQAILNLVCNLNEKELQFILNFIQLFKRSEIS; encoded by the coding sequence ATGATAGTAAGGGGAGAGCAAATCAGGGCATTGCGGGAGGAGCGCGGCTATACGCTGCAGGATTTAGCCAAACGGGCCAATTTATCCCTTTCTTATCTCAGCGAAATAGAAAGGGGTTCCAAAAGACCTTCGCTGAAGACAATTGATAAACTTGCCGCCGCTTTGAATGTTTCCAAAACCCAGCTTGTTAAGGGGGATGTTGCCGATACGGGACTTTCCATGGGGGATAAGATTCGCCTGCTGCGGGCGGAGAAAAACTTGTCCTTGCAGGATCTGGCCCAGCGGGCGGAAATATCCCTTTCTTATTTAAGCGAAATAGAAAGAGGGGCTGTTTTTCCCGCGCTGAATACTTTGAAGCGAATTGCTGAAGGTTTGGAGGTATCGGTGTCTTCCATTATGGGTCAGGAAGGCTCCCTGGGCCACAAACTAAAGGCACTGCGGGAAGAATACGGGCTGACCCAGGCCCAACTGGCCAACCTGGCCGGTGTAACCGCCGGGCTGATCGGACAAATTGAACACGGTAAAGTGCAGCCTTCTTTAAAGACACTGGAAAAACTGTCCGAAGTCATGGGTGTTTCCCCTTGCTATTTCATTATGGAGCCGGGTGCGGTGGACCAGATGCTCAGCTTAATGAACCCGGAACTGCGGGAATTACTTATGCATCCCAATGTGCAGGCCATCTTAAACCTGGTATGCAACCTCAATGAAAAGGAACTGCAGTTTATTTTAAATTTTATCCAGCTATTCAAACGTTCCGAGATATCTTGA